The following coding sequences are from one Sphaeramia orbicularis chromosome 11, fSphaOr1.1, whole genome shotgun sequence window:
- the LOC115428789 gene encoding uncharacterized protein LOC115428789 translates to MAASIHPSTPHSESTPTGCPWGHGCPGPLVFIPLGGFRKKGRVADRFRFTIGGTPIPTMTEKPVKSLGKVFNCSLRDSDALQHTKAELTSWLTAIDKSGLPGKFKTWIYQHGVLPRLLWPLLVYEVPMSMVETLERTISQFLRRWLGLPRSLSSIALYGHSTILQLPISGLVEEFKVTRARELMMYWDSSNKKVATAGILVKTGRKWKAQEAIDRAEARLQHNILVGNTAVGRAGLGSFPKPRYDKARGREKRQMVQDVIRAEVEEDRRVKMVAMYQQGAWTRWEHAEQRKITWPELWRLEPQHMKFLIQSVYDVLPSPTNLLRWGLADTAACQLCLKRATLEHILSCCPKALGEGRYRWRHDQVLRALADTLSSALTNCKYQHTPKQSITFVRAGEKAQHQPSSSGGLLTTARDWKLHVDLGRQLKFPENISATLLRPDMVLTSESTKQVVLVELTVPWEDRMEEANERKRAKYAELVTECRSNGWKARCEPVEVGCRGFAGQSLPRTLKLLGVKGQLCRRAIKSIIEAAEKASRWLWIWRGDPWSSGPLGHKPGTDHPRLGRPSEGV, encoded by the coding sequence GTCCTGGTCCGTTGGTGTTCATCCCACTGGGTGGTTTTAGGAAGAAAGGTAGGGTGGCCGACCGGTTCCGCTTTACCATAGGAGGGACACCAATTCCAACGATGACGGAAAAACCTGTCAAGAGCCTGGGCAAGGTCTTCAACTGCTCCTTGAGGGACTCAGACGCACTCCAGCATACCAAGGCTGAGCTGACATCATGGCTCACAGCAATAGACAAGTCGGGGCTACCAGGGAAATTCAAAACCTGGATCTACCAACACGGAGTCTTGCCAAGACTCCTTTGGCCCCTGCTTGTCTATGAGGTGCCCATGTCAATGGTGGAGACACTGGAACGGACCATCAGTCAGTTTCTCCGCAGGTGGCTTGGGCTCCCCCGATCCCTCAGCAGCATCGCTCTGTATGGCCATTCCACCATACTGCAACTTCCAATCAGCGGCCTGGTGGAAGAGTTTAAGGTCACACGTGCCAGGGAGCTGATGATGTACTGGGACTCCTCCAACAAGAAAGTCGCCACAGCAGGGATCCTGGTGAAAACTGGGAGAAAGTGGAAGGCACAGGAAGCCATTGACAGAGCAGAGGCACGACTGCAGCACAACATCTTGGTGGGCAACACGGCAGTGGGCCGGGCGGGACTTGGCAGCTTCCCCAAACCCCGCTACGACAAAGCCAGAGGAAGGGAGAAACGTCAAATGGTACAGGATGTGATCAGAGCAGAGGTGGAGGAAGATCGGCGGGTCAAGATGGTGGCTATGTACCAACAAGGCGCCTGGACGAGGTGGGAGCACGCCGAACAGCGGAAAATCACCTGGCCAGAGCTCTGGAGACTCGAACCCCAGCACATGAAGTTCCTCATCCAATCAGTATATGACGTTCTCCCTAGCCCAACCAATCTGCTGCGATGGGGCTTGGCAGACACTGCAGCATGCCAGCTGTGCCTGAAGAGAGCCACCCTAGAGCACATCCTCAGTTGCTGCCCGAAGGCCTTGGGGGAAGGGCGGTACCGCTGGCGTCACGACCAGGTCCTCAGGGCTCTGGCAGACACGCTCAGCTCAGCACTTACCAACTGCAAATACCAGCACACCCCCAAGCAGTCCATCACTTTCGTCAGAGCTGGGGAGAAGGCACAACATCAGCCAAGTTCCTCTGGGGGGCTCCTCACCACTGCACGAGACTGGAAACTCCATGTCGACCTGGGAAGACAGCTCAAATTCCCAGAGAACATCTCGGCCACTTTACTTCGGCCAGACATGGTGTTAACATCAGAGTCAACAAAGCAAGTGGTTCTGGTTGAGCTTACTGTCCCCTGGGAAGACAGAATGGAGGAGGCCAACGAACGCAAGAGGGCCAAATATGCTGAACTGGTGACTGAGTGCCGGAGCAATGGCTGGAAAGCCCGCTGCGAACCAGTCGAGGTGGGGTGCCGGGGTTTTGCTGGCCAGTCACTACCCCGAACCCTAAAACTCCTTGGAGTAAAAGGTCAGCTGTGCAGAAGAGCCATCAAGAGCATCATAGAGGCTGCAGAAAAAGCCTCAAGGTGGCTATGGATCTGGAGGGGAGATCCGTGGAGTAGTGGGCCACTTGGACACAAGCCGGGGACTGATCACCCCCGGCTGGGTCGCCCGAGCGAGGGTGTTTGA